One Longimicrobium sp. genomic region harbors:
- a CDS encoding FAD-binding oxidoreductase gives MRDPFEAPAVSLPDGRPPAFRGEFCVEEARRTEFSEHSGILRSVPAAIAVPVDADDVSALLRWAWDHRVPVVPRGAGTGMPGGNIGPGVVVDLATHFRRVGEVDTERRTMLVQPGATLAEVNAAASRHGLHFPVDPSSAERATMGGLIANNSGGAHTVRHGSTRRWVQSVDVVWDDGTRSTLTRGVAADEQTRTRLARVDAAIGPRRDWIDRTWPRVRKNSSGYALREYLQTGDAVDLLVGSEGTLGMVVGATVRLEPIAAHRGLSLVEFTDLEAAGAAVLRILELGPATCEMIDRTFIDLVRESGEDPGYPLGEGLEAILFVEMAGESVEAVADALERVRAEMAGVAHRVSVAVDPHQQERFWHVRHAASPLIARMAGGRVSMQFIEDGVVPVDRLPDYIRLLRAMLQRHALPAVIFGHAGDGNLHVNPLVDV, from the coding sequence ATGCGTGATCCGTTCGAGGCCCCCGCTGTGTCTCTCCCCGACGGCCGTCCGCCGGCGTTCCGGGGCGAGTTCTGCGTAGAGGAGGCGCGGCGCACGGAATTCTCCGAGCACTCCGGGATCCTGCGCTCCGTCCCTGCCGCCATCGCCGTGCCGGTAGACGCGGACGATGTCTCGGCCCTGCTGCGCTGGGCGTGGGACCACCGCGTGCCCGTGGTGCCGCGGGGCGCGGGAACGGGGATGCCGGGCGGGAACATCGGGCCGGGGGTGGTGGTGGACCTGGCGACGCACTTCCGGCGGGTGGGGGAGGTGGATACCGAAAGGCGCACGATGCTGGTGCAGCCCGGTGCGACCCTGGCCGAGGTGAACGCCGCCGCCAGCCGCCACGGGCTGCACTTTCCCGTGGACCCGTCCAGCGCCGAACGCGCCACGATGGGTGGTCTGATCGCCAACAACTCCGGCGGCGCCCACACCGTCCGCCACGGCTCCACCCGACGCTGGGTGCAGTCCGTGGACGTCGTCTGGGACGATGGCACCCGGTCCACGCTGACGCGCGGCGTCGCTGCAGACGAACAGACCCGCACCCGCCTGGCCCGTGTGGACGCGGCGATCGGCCCGCGGCGCGATTGGATCGATCGCACGTGGCCGCGGGTGCGCAAGAATTCGTCGGGCTACGCGTTGCGCGAGTACCTGCAGACCGGAGATGCGGTGGACCTGCTCGTCGGGAGTGAGGGGACGCTGGGGATGGTGGTGGGCGCGACGGTCCGGCTGGAGCCCATTGCCGCGCACCGTGGGCTGTCGCTGGTGGAGTTCACGGATCTTGAAGCGGCGGGCGCGGCCGTGCTGCGCATCCTGGAGCTGGGCCCCGCCACGTGCGAGATGATCGACCGCACGTTCATCGACCTGGTGCGCGAGTCGGGCGAGGACCCCGGCTACCCGCTTGGCGAAGGACTGGAGGCGATCCTGTTCGTGGAGATGGCGGGCGAATCGGTGGAGGCCGTCGCGGATGCACTGGAGCGGGTGCGCGCGGAGATGGCCGGCGTGGCGCACCGCGTGTCCGTGGCCGTGGACCCTCACCAGCAGGAGCGGTTCTGGCACGTGAGGCACGCCGCCAGCCCCCTGATCGCCAGGATGGCCGGCGGGCGTGTGTCCATGCAGTTCATCGAGGACGGCGTGGTGCCGGTGGACCGCCTTCCCGACTACATCCGCCTGTTGAGAGCCATGCTGCAGCGGCATGCGCTGCCTGCCGTCATTTTCGGCCACGCGGGCGACGGGAACCTGCACGTAAACCCGCTGGTGGACGTC
- a CDS encoding CPCC family cysteine-rich protein, translated as MTADARFSVGGAFYIPERGCVIVHGSIVSGQLAPGMIVATGPPRGARFQEPIHAIGSVRPRADDPEEVALVFPCLHPHSGVWWPPLFAPGQVLLIPVDPVLYPCHCCGFHTLSEAERGTYEICRVCGWEDDGAQSDDPDYRGGANTESLNEARAAFRAAHPHLFPSPDA; from the coding sequence ATGACGGCCGATGCGCGTTTTTCGGTCGGCGGCGCGTTCTACATCCCCGAGCGTGGATGCGTGATCGTGCACGGGTCGATCGTTTCAGGCCAGCTCGCTCCCGGGATGATCGTCGCCACCGGCCCTCCCCGGGGCGCGCGCTTCCAGGAGCCCATCCACGCCATCGGGAGCGTTCGCCCCCGCGCGGACGACCCCGAAGAAGTCGCGCTCGTCTTCCCGTGCCTGCATCCGCACTCCGGCGTGTGGTGGCCGCCCCTCTTCGCGCCCGGGCAGGTGCTCCTCATCCCCGTCGATCCCGTCCTTTACCCCTGCCACTGCTGCGGATTCCATACGCTCTCGGAAGCGGAGCGCGGCACATACGAGATCTGCCGCGTCTGTGGGTGGGAGGACGACGGCGCGCAATCCGATGACCCCGACTACCGGGGCGGCGCCAACACCGAGAGCCTGAACGAGGCCCGCGCCGCTTTTCGGGCCGCGCATCCACACCTGTTCCCATCGCCTGATGCGTGA